A genome region from Clostridium pasteurianum includes the following:
- the spoVAC gene encoding stage V sporulation protein AC has product MDVPEAKIKNDFNELSKVQKPKPNIMKNCVCAFLIGGLICDVGQLVSDIYSRYGVETADLGMYTSSTMIFIGAFLTGIGIYDKIASVAGAGTIVPITGFANSIVAPAIEFKKEGFVLGVSAKMFTIAGPVLVYGIGSSVIIGLIYYFISIM; this is encoded by the coding sequence ATGGATGTTCCAGAGGCGAAAATAAAGAATGACTTCAATGAACTTTCAAAGGTACAAAAACCCAAACCTAATATTATGAAAAATTGTGTGTGTGCATTTTTAATAGGTGGATTAATTTGCGATGTAGGTCAGCTTGTTTCTGATATTTATTCTAGATATGGTGTTGAAACTGCGGACTTAGGAATGTACACATCTTCTACAATGATATTTATAGGTGCTTTTTTAACTGGTATAGGGATATACGATAAAATTGCTAGTGTAGCTGGTGCGGGAACAATAGTTCCTATAACAGGATTTGCAAATTCTATAGTTGCTCCAGCTATTGAGTTTAAAAAAGAAGGTTTTGTTTTGGGTGTAAGTGCAAAGATGTTTACTATAGCAGGACCTGTATTAGTATATGGAATAGGTTCTTCGGTTATTATAGGATTGATATATTATTTTATTAGT
- the sigF gene encoding RNA polymerase sporulation sigma factor SigF produces MGEENSLRNEEHNYNDNEKLIKCFQEGNKEALNKVIENNLPLVSAISRKFLNRGYEYDDIFQIGCMGLVKAVNNFNSDYKVKFSTYAVPMIMGEIRRFLRDDGIIKVSRSVKNTARQIHYDREKLVKKLNREPTIEELSKFSGIDKEEIIMATESTTSMQYLYDVVHQDDGSPVLLIDKLSEPYSEDSEVIDKIVLKQVIKGLDKQSKQIIMLRYFKDKTQTQVASMLGISQVQVSRIEKRILKFIREKLTK; encoded by the coding sequence ATGGGAGAAGAAAATTCATTAAGAAATGAGGAGCATAATTATAACGATAACGAGAAATTGATAAAATGTTTTCAAGAGGGCAACAAGGAAGCTTTAAATAAGGTTATAGAGAACAATCTTCCTCTAGTGTCGGCTATAAGTAGAAAATTTTTAAATAGAGGTTATGAATATGATGATATTTTTCAAATAGGTTGTATGGGACTTGTAAAAGCCGTTAACAATTTTAATTCGGATTATAAAGTTAAATTTTCTACTTATGCAGTTCCTATGATTATGGGAGAAATAAGAAGATTTTTGAGAGACGATGGAATAATAAAAGTCAGTAGGAGTGTAAAAAATACAGCAAGACAAATTCATTATGATAGAGAGAAACTAGTTAAAAAATTAAATAGAGAACCAACAATAGAAGAATTATCTAAGTTTTCGGGAATTGACAAGGAAGAAATAATAATGGCAACAGAATCTACAACAAGTATGCAGTATTTATATGATGTTGTACATCAAGATGATGGCTCGCCGGTGCTATTAATAGATAAGCTGAGTGAACCATATTCTGAAGATTCAGAAGTAATAGACAAAATAGTCCTTAAGCAAGTTATAAAGGGTTTAGATAAGCAATCAAAACAAATTATAATGCTTAGGTACTTTAAAGATAAAACTCAAACACAAGTAGCAAGTATGCTTGGTATAAGTCAGGTGCAAGTTTCTAGAATAGAAAAAAGAATATTAAAATTTATAAGAGAAAAATTAACTAAATAG
- the spoIIAA gene encoding anti-sigma F factor antagonist has product MNLKFKDVDGKLIVAIAGELDHHSSDEVRNKIDDYIRFKGYKNVILDFSGVTFMDSSGIGVVIGRYKKLNSSGGTICIINAKESVKRVFELSGMLKIINIYNSVNEAVRSI; this is encoded by the coding sequence ATGAATTTGAAGTTTAAGGATGTGGATGGTAAGCTTATAGTAGCTATAGCTGGAGAACTAGATCATCATAGTTCGGATGAAGTAAGAAATAAAATAGATGATTACATAAGATTTAAAGGATATAAAAATGTTATTTTGGATTTTTCCGGCGTTACTTTTATGGACAGTTCAGGAATTGGGGTGGTTATTGGGAGATATAAAAAACTCAATTCATCTGGAGGAACTATATGCATAATAAATGCAAAAGAATCAGTTAAGAGAGTATTTGAATTGTCTGGTATGCTTAAGATAATAAACATTTATAACAGTGTAAATGAAGCTGTTAGAAGTATTTAA
- the spoIIAB gene encoding anti-sigma F factor, with product MLDNKMELKFFAKSENESFARVTVAAFAAELDPTLEEIDDVKMAVSEAVTNSIIHGYENKGGIIEITASIENRELTIEILDRGIGIEDVKKAMEPLYTSRPDLERSGMGFTVMESFMDSVKVDSEKDKGTKVVMKKKFILTKE from the coding sequence ATGTTAGATAATAAAATGGAACTAAAATTTTTTGCAAAATCTGAGAATGAAAGTTTTGCAAGAGTTACTGTAGCAGCATTTGCAGCAGAACTTGATCCAACCTTAGAGGAAATTGATGATGTTAAGATGGCAGTATCTGAAGCAGTTACAAATTCTATCATTCATGGATATGAGAATAAGGGTGGAATAATTGAAATTACTGCTTCAATAGAAAATAGAGAGCTTACAATTGAGATTTTAGACAGAGGAATTGGAATTGAAGATGTTAAGAAGGCTATGGAGCCTCTTTATACATCAAGACCTGATCTTGAAAGATCAGGTATGGGATTTACTGTTATGGAAAGTTTTATGGACAGCGTAAAAGTTGATTCTGAAAAGGACAAGGGAACTAAAGTAGTAATGAAAAAAAAGTTCATCCTCACTAAAGAGTGA